One segment of Anopheles stephensi strain Indian chromosome 3, UCI_ANSTEP_V1.0, whole genome shotgun sequence DNA contains the following:
- the LOC118514404 gene encoding multifunctional methyltransferase subunit TRM112-like protein, translating to MKLLTYNFLTSKCIRGVKVGYPLKLNIVEKKEVNADFNSEFITRMLPRLEWSAICAAAANIGSDIPSTMPTDILNDMETLQKLHHILLEVDVVEGTLECPETGRIFPINKGVPNMLLNEDEV from the exons ATGAAACTATTAACGTACAATTTTCTCACTTCCAAGTGCATTCGGGGTGTTAAAGTTGGATATCCACTGAAGTTGAAC ATCGTAGAGAAGAAAGAAGTGAATGCTGATTTCAACTCGGAATTTATCACCCGGATGCTGCCAAGGCTGGAATGGAGCGCAATCTGTGCTGCAGCAGCTAAT ATTGGTTCCGACATTCCCAGCACGATGCCCACCGACATCCTGAACGATATGGAAACGCTACAGAAGCTGCACCACATACTGCTGGAAGTGGACGTAGTCGAGGGTACGCTCGAGTGTCCCGAAACGGGACGCATTTTCCCCATCAACAAGGGTGTGCCGAACATGTTGCTAAACGAGGATGAGGTTTAG
- the LOC118514375 gene encoding uncharacterized protein LOC118514375 isoform X3, producing the protein MQPVHGSPYHVYPSSNSFYPAQAAFQNPPSGVPSLTASPNFAQRMQQHQQQQQQHIEMSPMVRSSPRMGLGRQGMVETTFTTNVTAAETDLTVAKINSMFPTVPETHIRMLLKKYYNREAVVISALQVEKHPLTTPGPYSTPPLGHRPFHNTAMGVVSAFQMTPVLGGGRSEMSSSRTGSPVPRPASGASGSYAGGYGSPRNGPADGYRSSPKPHSSPKMKLRYMKSIFPKAEETLILDVLANADNNVQTASQQLLKMGYDKREQPIPQRNAASRKGTGTSQATEDDKKEELKTPTPKLKSPEEKKKIKSRLQTKYKDTPEKIILMALESVDYSEERAKKILNIVIQEDKDKKKSVKIEAPHKAEEDKENAARGGSAGPSRSNSTASSQPRTPLAKRAHDGGVLVSTPGAAAAAAAGASQDGSGTTTVDGGAKSTAEQHQEAATPAVVAAPKSSDTSSPGTGTESSSSDTTPGDDYTSSPDYPPLRDVGAARNGGGIGAGKQSRPKAKTDHAKYSIFRTSSSEDESCDQAADGTKPMDGKSPQLASRIPTKGPNVKLFKGPNDDLLLTDYVTWNGANPDLAKGSQKKATGPDRTIRTERAYKAHGPNGELCKGPVGSLAKGSMYTQLLKADVKCN; encoded by the exons CCACCCTCCGGGGTACCTAGCCTTACAGCTAGCCCAAACTTTGCCCAAAGAAtgcaacaacatcagcaacaacagcaacaacacatc GAAATGTCACCGATGGTACGTTCCAGCCCACGGATGGGACTCGGCCGTCAGGGCATGGTGGAGACAACGTTCACGACGAACGTGACGGCGGCCGAAACCGATCTAACGGTGGCTAAAATTAACTCCATGTTCCCTACCGTACCGGAAACCCACATCCGGATGCTGTTGAAGAA GTACTACAACCGAGAAGCGGTCGTTATAAGCGCACTGCAGGTGGAGAAACATCCGCTCACGACACCGGGCCCCTACTCAACGCCACCGCTCGGCCATCGTCCGTTCCACAACACGGCCATGGGTGTGGTGTCCGCGTTTCAGATGACACCGGTGCTCGGTGGCGGCCGGAGCGAAATGTCCAGCTCCCGGACCGGAAGTCCGGTACCGCGGCCGGCCAGCGGTGCCAGCGGTAGCTACGCTGGTGGATACGGATCGCCACGCAACGGACCGGCCGACGGGTATCGCAGCTCACCGAAGCCACATTCGTCGCCGAAGATGAAGCTGAG ATACATGAAGAGCATCTTTCCGAAGGCGGAAGAAACACTCATCCTTGACGTGTTGGCCAACGCGGACAATAATGTGCAAACCGCTTCCCAGCAGCTGCTCAAGATGGGCTACGATAAGCGCGAGCAGCCGATCCCGCAGCGCAATGCCGCTTCCCGCAAGGGCACGGGAACGTCGCAGGCAACCGAGGACGATAAGAAGGAGGAGCTGAAAACACCGACACCGAAGCTAAAGTCACCggaggaaaagaagaaaa tCAAATCGCGCCTGCAGACAAAGTACAAGGATACGCCGGAGAAGATCATTCTGATGGCACTGGAAAGCGTCGACTATTCGGAGGAGCGTGCCAAGAAGATACTTAACATCGTGATCCAGGAGGACAAGGATAAGAAGAAGAGCGTCAAAATTGAGGCACCGCACAAAGCCGAGGAGGATAAGGAAAATGCTGCCCGTGGTGGAAGCGCTGGTCCAAG TCGAAGCAATAGCACCGCTTCATCACAACCCCGCACACCGCTGGCCAAACGGGCCCACGACGGAGGTGTCCTTGTATCCACAccgggagcagcagcagcagcagcagcaggagcttCCCAGGATGGCAGTGGAACAACCACGGTAGATGGCGGCGCTAAGTCAACAGCCGAACAGCACCAGGAAGCAGCAACACCGGCAGTTGTGGCCGCACCGAAAAGCTCCGATACGAGCTCACCCGGTACGGGTACGGAATCGTCCAGCAGCGATACTACGCCCGGCGATGACTACACATCATCCCCGGACTACCCGCCGCTGCGGGATGTCGGTGCGGCACGGAACGGTGGTGGAATCGGTGCTGGCAAACAGAGCCGCCCGAAAGCCAAAACCGATCACGCAAA GTATTCTATTTTTAGAACATCCTCCTCGGAAGACGAATCCTGCGACCAGGCTGCGGACGGCACCAAGCCGATGGACGGTAAATCACCCCAGCTAGCGTCCCGCATACCGACCAAGGGACCGAACGTGAAGCTGTTCAAGGGACCGAACGATGATTTGCTGCT CACCGACTACGTCACATGGAACGGTGCTAATCCGGATCTGGCCAAGGGCAGCCAGAAGAAGGCAACCGGACCCGACCGCACGATTCGCACCGAGCGCGCGTACAAAGCGCACGGTCCGAATGGGGAACTGTGCAAGGGCCCGGTTGGGTCGCTGGCGAAGGGCAGCATGTACACGCAGCTGCTGAAAGCGGATGTGAAGTGTAACTAG